A DNA window from Acidimicrobiia bacterium contains the following coding sequences:
- a CDS encoding UvrD-helicase domain-containing protein, with the protein MSAAHPELAAEQRYVDRAYDRLDAMRDAARRVADGYSEVGAGGTHQARLERDAAEELTRRRLAALDIGAAPLCFGRLDLEPEPPSAAVRTFYVGRVAVTDEDQAPLVVDWRAPVAEPFYRATAGDRMHVVRRRHFLTRPGDGRELVAIDDEVFDRDEAESSGLTVLGEAALLAALDRARTGRMGDIVATIQAEQDEAIRAPDRGVLVVAGGPGTGKTAVALHRAAYLLYTHRRRLAAQGVLIVGPNSIFLRYIDQVLPSLGENDVQLSTLAGLKPSYRAVGDEDADTARLKGDPRMIRVVDRALRDREHPLPRDLVLMVDGTVLRLTAAASTRIIERARRRRGTHNAKRPGVVRAVVEHLRDQYRRALGAAAPDDADWDRELDARLRRLPEVRRALERMWPVLTGGELVHDLFSFPALIRSAADGVLSRHEQAQLARERSARPRDVPWTEADLALIDEADARLGPPEAARPRRRRGRPRGDDAAAAVVAELGVGGFVTPAELARRYRGDGHGAAEAADEPRTFGHVLVDEAQDVSAMQWRMLARRCPTGSMTVVGDFGQASRPGALRDWSEVLRLLPGRIEPRVVTLSVNYRTPAEIMRVAHQVLAATEAGAEPTQSVRRTGAQPRFVGVDAGSLVAALAEEARRGVAAGGTVAVIAPASRHRELVEELADVGARSGTVDALDAPVAVLRAGDAKGLEFDHVVVGEPAQLVPTDPPGLRLLYVALTRATRTLAVVHADPLPEPLAAAALAAAPIAAS; encoded by the coding sequence TTGTCCGCTGCGCACCCAGAGCTTGCGGCCGAGCAGCGCTACGTCGACCGCGCCTACGACCGACTCGACGCCATGCGCGACGCGGCCCGGCGCGTCGCCGACGGCTACTCGGAGGTCGGCGCCGGCGGCACCCACCAGGCGCGCCTCGAACGGGACGCGGCCGAGGAGCTGACGCGACGCCGGCTCGCCGCCCTCGACATCGGCGCCGCGCCGCTCTGCTTCGGGCGCCTCGACCTCGAGCCCGAGCCGCCGTCCGCGGCCGTTCGAACCTTCTACGTGGGGCGGGTCGCCGTCACCGACGAGGACCAGGCGCCCCTGGTCGTGGACTGGCGGGCCCCGGTGGCCGAGCCCTTCTACCGGGCCACCGCCGGCGATCGCATGCACGTCGTCCGCCGGCGCCACTTCCTCACCCGCCCCGGCGACGGCCGGGAGCTCGTCGCGATCGACGACGAGGTCTTCGACCGCGACGAGGCCGAGTCCTCGGGGCTGACGGTCCTCGGCGAGGCGGCGCTGCTGGCCGCGCTGGACCGGGCTCGAACCGGCCGGATGGGCGACATCGTCGCCACCATCCAGGCCGAGCAGGACGAGGCGATCCGCGCCCCCGACCGCGGGGTGCTCGTCGTGGCCGGCGGCCCGGGGACGGGCAAGACCGCGGTCGCGTTGCACCGGGCCGCGTACCTCCTCTACACGCACCGCCGCCGCCTCGCGGCCCAGGGGGTGCTGATCGTCGGACCCAACTCGATCTTCCTGCGCTACATCGACCAGGTGCTCCCGTCGCTCGGCGAGAACGACGTCCAGCTGTCGACGCTCGCCGGCCTGAAGCCCTCCTACCGCGCGGTCGGCGACGAGGACGCGGACACGGCTCGCCTGAAGGGCGACCCGCGCATGATCCGCGTCGTCGACCGTGCCCTCCGGGACCGGGAGCACCCGCTGCCTCGCGACCTCGTCCTGATGGTGGACGGCACCGTGCTGCGGCTGACCGCGGCCGCGTCGACGCGGATCATCGAGCGGGCGCGGCGGCGACGCGGCACCCACAACGCGAAGCGGCCGGGCGTCGTGCGCGCCGTGGTCGAGCACCTGCGTGACCAGTATCGGCGCGCCCTCGGCGCCGCCGCCCCCGACGACGCCGACTGGGACCGTGAGCTCGACGCCCGGCTTCGTCGCCTCCCAGAGGTCCGTCGCGCCCTCGAGCGCATGTGGCCGGTGCTCACGGGCGGCGAGCTCGTCCACGACCTGTTCTCGTTCCCCGCCCTCATCCGGTCGGCCGCCGACGGCGTCCTGTCCCGCCACGAGCAGGCGCAGCTCGCCCGCGAGCGGTCGGCGAGGCCGCGCGACGTCCCGTGGACCGAGGCCGACCTGGCGCTCATCGACGAGGCCGACGCTCGGCTCGGGCCCCCCGAAGCGGCGCGACCGCGGCGCCGGCGGGGTCGGCCGCGCGGCGACGACGCCGCGGCCGCGGTGGTGGCCGAGCTCGGCGTGGGCGGGTTCGTGACGCCGGCCGAGCTCGCCCGCCGCTACCGCGGCGACGGTCACGGCGCCGCCGAGGCGGCCGACGAGCCCCGCACCTTCGGTCACGTCCTCGTCGACGAAGCCCAGGACGTGTCGGCCATGCAGTGGCGCATGCTCGCCCGACGCTGCCCGACCGGATCGATGACGGTCGTCGGCGACTTCGGGCAGGCCAGCCGGCCCGGCGCGCTGCGGGACTGGTCGGAGGTGCTCCGGCTCCTCCCGGGCCGGATCGAGCCCCGCGTCGTCACGCTGTCGGTGAACTACCGGACCCCGGCGGAGATCATGCGGGTCGCCCACCAGGTGCTCGCCGCGACCGAGGCGGGAGCCGAGCCGACCCAATCGGTCCGCCGGACCGGCGCCCAGCCGCGGTTCGTGGGCGTCGACGCCGGGAGTCTCGTCGCGGCCCTCGCCGAGGAGGCCCGTCGCGGCGTGGCCGCGGGCGGGACCGTCGCGGTCATCGCCCCGGCCTCGCGGCATCGCGAACTCGTCGAGGAGCTCGCCGACGTGGGCGCACGCTCAGGGACCGTCGACGCGCTCGACGCCCCTGTCGCGGTGCTGCGCGCCGGCGACGCCAAGGGCCTCGAGTTCGACCACGTCGTCGTCGGCGAGCCGGCCCAGCTCGTCCCGACCGACCCGCCCGGGCTCCGGCTGCTGTACGTCGCGCTGACGCGCGCCACCCGGACCCTCGCCGTCGTGCACGCGGACCCGCTCCCAGAGCCGCTCGCGGCCGCCGCGCTCGCCGCCGCTCCGATCGCGGCGTCGTAG
- a CDS encoding histidine phosphatase family protein — MRSGPRGSTRVLLLRHGQSTWNAERRWQGQADPALSELGAAQARSAAATLDPATTVWASDLARARRTAELLTPDGAAVRVDARLRERHVGAWTGLTQDEIERSYPGWLADGRRPEDWEDDEAVRARAWPALGAAAAAAADAPVVVVSHGGLIRAVVSGLGAAPWPVPNLGGVWLEGDGERLRLGARVSLLTGEGPGVDPGRGTPSE; from the coding sequence GTGAGGTCCGGCCCTCGAGGGTCGACCCGAGTCCTGCTCCTCCGGCACGGCCAGTCGACGTGGAACGCCGAGCGCCGCTGGCAGGGCCAAGCCGACCCCGCGCTCAGCGAGCTGGGCGCGGCGCAAGCCCGGTCCGCCGCCGCGACGCTGGACCCGGCGACCACGGTCTGGGCCTCCGACCTGGCCCGGGCCCGCCGCACGGCCGAGCTGCTGACGCCCGACGGGGCGGCGGTGCGGGTGGACGCGCGGCTGCGGGAGCGTCACGTCGGAGCCTGGACCGGGCTGACCCAGGACGAGATCGAGCGGAGCTACCCGGGGTGGCTGGCCGACGGCCGCCGCCCCGAGGATTGGGAGGACGACGAGGCGGTGCGCGCACGGGCGTGGCCCGCGCTCGGCGCCGCCGCGGCGGCTGCCGCAGACGCGCCGGTGGTCGTGGTGTCCCACGGCGGTCTCATCCGCGCCGTCGTCAGCGGGCTCGGCGCGGCCCCGTGGCCGGTCCCCAACCTCGGCGGCGTCTGGCTCGAGGGTGACGGGGAGCGGCTCCGGCTGGGGGCGCGCGTCTCGCTCCTGACCGGCGAGGGCCCAGGCGTGGACCCGGGGCGGGGCACGCCGTCCGAATAG
- a CDS encoding SDR family NAD(P)-dependent oxidoreductase, with the protein MGLLEGKTAIVTGGGGGIGRGIAERYAAEGAAVTVAELDASRAHETVTAIRAAGGVASGVVADVRDEAEVDRVLAATLDDRGGVDILVNNVGHYGGARKPFHESTRDEWLDLYRVNLEHVLLLTRAVLPNMVERGSGAIVNVSTIEAFRGIPTRAVYAAFKAGVTALTKSLALEYAQHGIRVNAIAPDVTETLQVPYSRWLQPGDESRIPQWVPIGRFGTPADLAGVALFLASDLAGFVTGTTVHADGGTYAAGGWFRTEEGGWTNRPRRP; encoded by the coding sequence ATGGGGCTCCTCGAGGGCAAGACCGCGATCGTCACGGGCGGGGGCGGGGGGATCGGGCGCGGCATCGCCGAGCGGTACGCGGCCGAGGGCGCGGCCGTCACCGTGGCCGAGCTCGACGCGAGCCGGGCCCACGAGACGGTGACCGCCATCCGCGCCGCCGGCGGCGTCGCGTCGGGGGTGGTGGCCGACGTACGCGACGAGGCCGAGGTGGACCGGGTGCTGGCGGCGACCCTCGACGATCGGGGCGGCGTCGACATCCTCGTGAACAACGTCGGCCACTACGGGGGGGCCCGCAAGCCCTTCCACGAATCGACGCGGGACGAGTGGCTCGACCTGTATCGGGTGAACCTCGAGCACGTGCTGCTCCTGACCCGAGCCGTGCTCCCGAACATGGTCGAGCGCGGATCGGGGGCGATCGTGAACGTCTCGACGATCGAGGCCTTCCGGGGCATCCCGACCCGGGCGGTCTACGCGGCGTTCAAGGCCGGGGTCACGGCGCTGACGAAGAGCCTCGCCCTCGAGTACGCGCAGCACGGGATCCGGGTCAACGCCATCGCGCCCGACGTCACCGAGACGCTCCAGGTCCCGTACTCCCGGTGGCTCCAGCCCGGGGACGAGTCCCGAATCCCGCAGTGGGTGCCGATCGGGCGTTTCGGGACGCCGGCCGACCTGGCCGGCGTGGCGCTCTTCCTGGCGTCGGACCTGGCCGGCTTCGTGACCGGCACCACCGTCCACGCCGACGGCGGCACCTACGCCGCCGGCGGCTGGTTCCGCACCGAGGAGGGCGGGTGGACGAACCGGCCCCGGCGGCCGTAG
- a CDS encoding TlpA disulfide reductase family protein encodes MSDRATIVDDDHAVTVRATARDGTLLVPAEDVARATGWALKPEGLCRDDVCVPVPDHAALVVDGSIDVRGLAAALRRPVAVEPDASLAVLGEATRTVSTRLAALEAPPFTLPDLDGRPVSLDDFAGRKRLLIAWASWUGCRWDLPVWQALHEELAATGLVMLAVALDEDPDAVRQWARDESPVPLTYPVLVDRDHVVAERYGILNIPTTVWIDERGRIARPPAIAPADDRFRDFTQIDSGVHHADLRRWVLEDVAPLSDAEVNERQLLPDDDVQQARVERRLAVHLLRRGERAAAERHLATAMALAPADWTIHRGSMPLRGEDPFGQAFFDFYQQWEAAGRPGYGP; translated from the coding sequence ATGAGTGATCGCGCCACCATCGTCGACGACGACCACGCCGTCACCGTTCGTGCCACCGCCCGCGACGGCACGCTCCTCGTCCCCGCCGAGGACGTCGCGCGCGCCACCGGCTGGGCACTGAAGCCAGAGGGGTTGTGCCGCGACGACGTCTGCGTCCCCGTCCCCGACCACGCCGCGCTCGTCGTCGACGGGTCGATCGACGTGCGTGGCCTCGCGGCCGCGCTGCGGCGGCCCGTCGCGGTCGAGCCCGACGCCAGCCTGGCCGTGCTGGGCGAGGCCACGAGGACGGTCAGCACCCGCCTCGCCGCGCTCGAAGCCCCGCCGTTCACGCTCCCCGACCTCGACGGGCGTCCGGTCTCCCTCGACGACTTCGCCGGCCGGAAGCGCCTGCTGATCGCGTGGGCGTCGTGGTGAGGGTGCCGCTGGGACCTGCCCGTGTGGCAGGCGCTGCACGAGGAGCTGGCCGCGACCGGGCTCGTGATGCTGGCCGTGGCCCTGGACGAGGACCCCGACGCCGTGCGCCAATGGGCGCGCGACGAGTCCCCCGTCCCGCTCACCTATCCGGTCTTGGTCGACCGCGACCATGTCGTCGCTGAGCGGTACGGGATCCTGAACATCCCGACCACGGTGTGGATCGACGAGCGGGGCCGCATCGCTCGGCCACCGGCGATCGCGCCCGCCGACGACCGGTTCCGAGACTTCACCCAGATCGACTCGGGGGTGCACCACGCCGACCTCCGTCGATGGGTGCTCGAGGACGTCGCGCCGCTGAGCGACGCCGAGGTCAACGAGCGGCAGCTGCTCCCGGACGACGACGTGCAGCAGGCTCGGGTCGAGCGACGCCTCGCCGTGCACCTGCTGCGGAGGGGTGAGCGCGCGGCGGCGGAGCGGCACCTGGCCACGGCGATGGCCCTGGCGCCCGCCGACTGGACCATCCACCGCGGCTCGATGCCGCTGCGCGGCGAGGACCCCTTCGGGCAGGCTTTCTTCGACTTCTACCAGCAGTGGGAGGCGGCCGGGCGGCCGGGCTACGGGCCGTGA
- a CDS encoding SMP-30/gluconolactonase/LRE family protein, whose product MNAEVVATGIRFPEGPAWCPDPAGGAGTLVVTSVADGTLERVDVTDGRVERIASLGGGANAAAACRDGGFLVTQNGGIDFASTHLYEDPPPFRPVTPGIQRVAPDGTVTYLLDDGFRAPNDLVVADDDTVWFTDPPPYPPPTDPVGRVHTIRRDGTSAVVATGFLYCNGIALEPDGTTVVVEARGLLRLTPDGGREWIVERLAGGDGDGLCVDEEGRFYVANTAAHGVRVLEPDGTDVEFLGIPGTGVTTNCCFGGADRRTLFATDGLPGHVVAWEGLPTPGLPVRPWSGP is encoded by the coding sequence GTGAACGCCGAGGTCGTCGCGACCGGCATCCGGTTCCCCGAGGGCCCGGCCTGGTGCCCCGACCCGGCCGGCGGCGCCGGCACCCTCGTGGTCACGAGCGTCGCCGACGGCACGCTCGAGCGCGTCGACGTCACGGACGGACGGGTCGAGCGCATCGCGAGCCTGGGCGGCGGCGCCAACGCGGCCGCGGCCTGCCGCGACGGCGGCTTCCTCGTCACCCAGAACGGCGGGATCGACTTCGCCAGCACCCACCTCTACGAGGACCCGCCGCCGTTCCGCCCGGTGACCCCCGGGATCCAGCGCGTCGCCCCCGACGGCACCGTCACCTACCTCCTCGACGACGGGTTCCGAGCGCCGAACGACCTCGTGGTCGCCGACGACGACACCGTCTGGTTCACCGACCCGCCGCCGTACCCGCCTCCGACGGATCCGGTCGGGCGGGTGCACACCATTCGACGTGACGGGACGAGCGCGGTGGTCGCCACCGGCTTCCTGTACTGCAACGGGATCGCGCTCGAGCCGGACGGCACGACCGTGGTGGTCGAGGCCCGGGGTCTGCTGCGCCTGACGCCCGATGGGGGCCGGGAGTGGATCGTCGAGCGGCTGGCGGGCGGCGATGGCGACGGGCTCTGCGTCGACGAGGAGGGGCGCTTCTACGTCGCCAACACCGCCGCGCACGGGGTGCGAGTGCTCGAGCCGGACGGGACCGACGTGGAGTTCCTCGGCATCCCGGGCACAGGCGTGACCACCAACTGCTGCTTCGGCGGCGCCGATCGGCGCACCCTCTTCGCCACCGACGGTCTGCCCGGCCACGTCGTCGCCTGGGAGGGCCTGCCGACGCCCGGCCTGCCGGTGCGGCCCTGGTCCGGCCCCTGA
- a CDS encoding Zn-dependent alcohol dehydrogenase: MRAAIFVEPNGDLVVEDVTPTDPGPRDVVVQVTASGVCHSDLSVINGTLPMPPPAILGHEGTGVVESVGSEVSRVKKGDRVIGSFIPACGVCWFCRNQQTNLCEQTYAVMAPQRATRGDGSPLMTMTGLGTFSDVMTCNEISLVKVDTDLPDEELALIGCGVTTGVGAALNTAKVIPGSTVAVVGCGGVGQAVIQGASIAGAARIIAVDPVELKRATALELGATDTVDPSAGNPVAQVQELTGGRGADYAFEVIGNPATVLQAFDMTRAGGACVVVGVPRFDQTIDLPTMPLILQEKRVLGTVYGSAQVNRDFPRLIGLVEQGRLDLGHMVSRRMKLDEINDALRAMQAGEVIRSVIT, encoded by the coding sequence ATGCGAGCAGCGATCTTCGTGGAGCCGAACGGCGACCTCGTCGTCGAGGACGTGACGCCGACCGACCCCGGACCCCGAGACGTCGTGGTCCAGGTCACGGCCAGCGGCGTCTGCCACTCCGACCTGTCGGTGATCAACGGCACGCTGCCGATGCCGCCCCCGGCGATCCTGGGCCACGAGGGAACGGGCGTCGTCGAGTCCGTCGGCTCCGAGGTGTCCCGGGTGAAGAAGGGCGACCGGGTGATCGGCTCGTTCATCCCCGCCTGCGGCGTGTGCTGGTTCTGTCGCAACCAGCAGACCAACCTCTGCGAGCAGACCTACGCCGTCATGGCCCCTCAACGCGCCACGCGTGGCGACGGCTCGCCGCTCATGACCATGACGGGGCTCGGCACCTTCTCGGACGTCATGACCTGCAACGAGATCTCGCTCGTCAAGGTGGACACCGACCTCCCCGACGAAGAGCTCGCCCTCATCGGCTGCGGGGTGACCACCGGGGTGGGCGCGGCCCTCAACACGGCCAAGGTCATCCCGGGGTCGACGGTCGCGGTCGTCGGCTGCGGCGGCGTCGGCCAGGCCGTCATCCAAGGGGCGAGCATCGCGGGAGCGGCGCGGATCATCGCCGTCGACCCTGTCGAGCTGAAGCGCGCGACCGCCCTGGAGCTCGGCGCGACCGACACCGTCGACCCGTCGGCCGGCAACCCGGTGGCGCAGGTCCAGGAGCTGACGGGCGGACGCGGCGCCGACTACGCCTTCGAGGTCATCGGGAACCCGGCGACGGTCCTGCAGGCCTTCGACATGACCAGGGCCGGCGGGGCCTGCGTCGTGGTCGGCGTGCCCCGCTTCGACCAGACCATCGACCTGCCGACCATGCCGCTCATCCTCCAGGAGAAGCGGGTCCTCGGCACCGTCTACGGATCGGCCCAGGTGAACCGGGACTTCCCCCGACTCATCGGGCTCGTCGAGCAGGGCAGGCTCGACCTCGGGCACATGGTCTCGCGGCGCATGAAGCTCGACGAGATCAACGACGCCCTGCGGGCCATGCAGGCGGGCGAGGTGATCCGCAGCGTCATCACCTGA
- a CDS encoding PIG-L deacetylase family protein, whose translation MTSDDSVERVLIITAHPDDVDFGAAGSAAVWTDAGMDVTYCIVTDGAAGGFDRSVSRAEMAEIRRAEQTAAAKVVGVRDLVFVGYPDGRLEPTLDLRRDLSRVIRQVRPQRVLSQSPDRNYQRIYASHPDHLAAGEAALCAVYPDARNPFAHPELLDEEGLEPWSVDELWLMAANTPDRFVDVTDAFDRKLEALRCHVSQHPDPDRLEPLLRGWQTALAKLAGWPEGRLAEGFVGIETR comes from the coding sequence GTGACCTCGGATGACTCGGTCGAGCGGGTCCTCATCATCACCGCGCACCCCGACGACGTCGACTTCGGGGCGGCTGGCAGCGCCGCGGTCTGGACCGACGCGGGCATGGACGTCACCTACTGCATCGTGACCGACGGCGCTGCCGGTGGCTTCGACCGCAGCGTCTCGCGCGCCGAGATGGCGGAGATCCGCCGGGCCGAGCAGACGGCGGCGGCGAAGGTCGTCGGCGTGCGAGACCTCGTGTTCGTCGGCTACCCCGACGGCCGGCTCGAGCCGACGCTCGACCTGCGCCGCGACCTGAGCCGGGTCATCCGCCAGGTCCGGCCGCAGCGGGTCCTCTCGCAGTCACCGGACCGCAACTACCAGCGGATCTACGCCAGCCACCCGGACCACCTCGCGGCCGGGGAGGCGGCCCTCTGCGCCGTCTACCCCGACGCCCGCAACCCGTTCGCGCACCCCGAGCTGCTCGACGAGGAGGGGCTCGAGCCGTGGTCGGTCGACGAGCTGTGGCTCATGGCGGCGAACACGCCGGATCGCTTCGTGGACGTGACCGACGCCTTCGACCGCAAGCTCGAGGCGCTCCGCTGCCACGTCAGCCAGCACCCGGACCCGGACCGCTTGGAGCCGCTCCTGCGGGGCTGGCAGACCGCGCTGGCCAAGCTCGCCGGGTGGCCCGAGGGCCGCCTGGCCGAGGGGTTCGTCGGCATCGAGACGCGCTGA
- a CDS encoding VOC family protein, whose amino-acid sequence MSEAAVSRGAREQEWQDLRQRYLRPRGERPATSARGVHHVALLSHDVERTIRFYQETLGFPLTELFENRDYAGSTHFFFDIGNGNALAFFDFPGLDLGPYAEVLGGLHHLAISVPPERWAEQRSRLEAAGVATECISSSLYFRDPDGARIELISDPLGEMYGNPVF is encoded by the coding sequence ATGAGCGAGGCCGCGGTGTCCCGAGGCGCGCGGGAGCAGGAATGGCAGGACCTGCGGCAACGGTACCTGCGTCCGCGGGGGGAGCGGCCGGCGACGAGCGCTCGGGGCGTGCATCACGTGGCCCTGCTGAGCCACGACGTGGAGCGAACCATCCGCTTCTACCAGGAGACCCTGGGCTTCCCGCTGACGGAGCTGTTCGAGAACCGCGATTACGCGGGCTCGACCCACTTCTTCTTCGACATCGGCAACGGCAACGCGCTGGCCTTCTTCGACTTCCCGGGGCTGGACCTCGGTCCCTACGCCGAGGTGCTCGGCGGGCTGCACCACCTGGCGATCTCGGTGCCACCCGAGCGCTGGGCCGAGCAGCGAAGCCGGCTCGAGGCCGCCGGCGTGGCGACCGAGTGCATCTCCTCATCCCTCTACTTCCGGGACCCCGACGGGGCGCGCATCGAGCTCATCAGCGACCCGCTCGGCGAGATGTACGGGAACCCGGTGTTCTGA
- a CDS encoding amidohydrolase family protein, giving the protein MDLDYLVFDADNHYYEAIDAFTRHLDPRLGPRCVQWAEVDGRRYHVVGGRVSHAVVNPTFDPIAKAGALHDYFRGNPDAKSPLELLRAREPIRPEYRDRDARVRTLDEFGLESVWLFPTLGILYEELLKDDPEAVTLTFTAFNRWLDEDWGCNYHDRIYAAPYLSLCDVDWAVRELEWALDRDARTVVLRPAAPTTTTGPRPPTDPTFDPFWARASEAGITVVVHAGDSGYSSQGYAKDGFAATFEGAGRPSVKMLAIERAAYDFLLTLVFDRLFDRFPNLRVASVENGSEFLPDLFKKLESTARKMPGYFGEDPAETFRRHIWINPFWEDDPVQVVELMGADRVIFGSDWPHIEGMPRPLDYVAELKELDDDARRLVLRDNARELTARRPA; this is encoded by the coding sequence GTGGACCTCGACTACCTCGTCTTCGACGCCGACAACCACTACTACGAGGCGATCGATGCCTTCACCCGCCATCTGGATCCGCGACTGGGCCCGCGGTGTGTGCAGTGGGCCGAGGTCGACGGACGTCGCTACCACGTCGTCGGCGGCCGGGTCAGCCACGCGGTCGTCAACCCGACCTTCGACCCGATCGCGAAGGCCGGTGCCCTGCACGACTACTTCCGCGGGAACCCCGACGCCAAGTCGCCGCTCGAGCTCCTCCGGGCTCGGGAGCCGATCCGCCCCGAGTACCGCGACCGCGACGCGCGGGTGCGGACCCTCGACGAGTTCGGCCTCGAATCGGTCTGGCTGTTCCCGACCCTCGGGATCCTCTACGAGGAGCTGCTGAAGGACGACCCCGAGGCGGTCACGCTGACCTTCACCGCCTTCAATCGGTGGCTCGACGAAGACTGGGGCTGCAACTACCACGACCGCATCTACGCCGCGCCCTACCTGTCCCTCTGCGACGTGGACTGGGCCGTCCGGGAACTGGAGTGGGCGCTCGACCGCGACGCTCGCACGGTGGTGCTCAGGCCGGCGGCGCCGACGACTACCACCGGGCCGCGGCCGCCCACCGATCCGACGTTCGACCCGTTCTGGGCTCGGGCGAGCGAGGCGGGCATCACCGTCGTCGTCCACGCCGGCGACAGCGGGTACTCGTCCCAGGGCTACGCCAAGGACGGCTTCGCCGCCACGTTCGAGGGCGCGGGCCGTCCCTCGGTGAAGATGCTCGCGATCGAGCGGGCCGCGTACGACTTCCTGCTGACGCTCGTCTTCGACCGGCTCTTCGACCGCTTCCCGAACCTGCGGGTCGCCTCGGTCGAGAACGGCTCCGAGTTCTTGCCCGACCTCTTCAAGAAGCTGGAGTCGACGGCCCGGAAGATGCCGGGCTACTTCGGCGAGGACCCGGCCGAGACCTTCCGACGCCACATCTGGATCAACCCGTTCTGGGAGGACGACCCGGTCCAGGTCGTCGAGCTCATGGGCGCCGATCGGGTGATCTTCGGGTCCGACTGGCCCCACATCGAGGGCATGCCCCGGCCGCTCGACTACGTCGCCGAGCTCAAGGAGCTCGACGACGACGCCCGCCGCCTCGTCCTGCGCGACAACGCGAGGGAGCTGACGGCGCGGAGACCGGCATGA
- a CDS encoding TetR/AcrR family transcriptional regulator, with the protein MSVSTRPMRADGVRNRQRVLEAAAELLAERGLKVQVEEIAQRAGVGVGTVCRHFTTKEGLIAAVLESVCEQLLEATRAALSDPDAGRAFTRFVTTMADFQARHRILAEEMALTADLPTSTREVKVALRQAVAELVERAQNDGTVRSDIGPADMAMLFAGIAHAAALAGVDQVLRERYLTIVLDGLRPLESSPLPGHPLSFQQLDRLRARRRSQLLKQAQS; encoded by the coding sequence GTGAGTGTGTCGACCCGACCCATGCGCGCCGACGGCGTGCGCAACCGTCAGCGGGTGCTCGAGGCCGCCGCCGAGCTCCTCGCTGAGCGAGGGCTCAAGGTGCAGGTTGAAGAGATCGCGCAGCGCGCTGGGGTCGGCGTCGGCACCGTCTGCCGACACTTCACGACGAAGGAAGGGCTGATCGCAGCCGTGCTGGAGAGCGTGTGCGAGCAGCTCCTCGAGGCGACCAGAGCCGCGCTGTCCGATCCTGATGCGGGTCGCGCGTTCACCCGCTTCGTCACGACGATGGCTGACTTTCAGGCGCGCCACCGGATCCTGGCCGAGGAGATGGCGCTGACGGCAGACCTGCCGACGAGCACACGCGAGGTCAAAGTCGCGCTCCGCCAGGCGGTCGCCGAGCTCGTCGAGCGCGCCCAGAACGACGGGACCGTGCGCTCGGACATCGGGCCGGCGGACATGGCCATGCTGTTCGCCGGGATCGCGCATGCTGCCGCCCTCGCTGGCGTCGACCAGGTTCTCCGCGAGCGCTACCTCACGATCGTCCTAGACGGTCTCCGACCGCTCGAGTCGAGTCCGCTGCCGGGTCACCCGCTCAGCTTCCAGCAGCTCGATCGGCTCCGGGCCCGTCGTCGGAGCCAGCTGCTCAAGCAGGCCCAGTCCTGA